From the Bradyrhizobium ontarionense genome, the window CCGCCGCACGCACGACCTGGACCGACCGCGCCGGCGCTACCCGGGAGCAGGGTCGTCAGGCCAAGGGCAAATGTGATCGCAACGAACAGACCTTTTTTCATGACGCCTCCAAGGAGAAAACGGATGGATCAACAATCCTGGGTTTTCTCTGGTGCCGTCCTGGTTCAATTCGTCGTGCCATTTGGTCATGACTGCTGGGGATCGCGGTATCACGCCGAAGCGACCTTGCGGGCCGTTTCGATCAGCACCTGGAAGGTCTCGTCGGGCGCGTGGTGGACCAGGTCGTGGCCGCAGGCGATGGTGTGCACGGTCCATGCGGAATCCGTACGCAGCCGCTCATATTGCGCAGTGAAGGGCGTCGCGCTCCAGCCGGTGGCATAGAGGAAGACGCGCGGCAGCGCCGCCGCTGGACGCGTGAGACGAAGCCGCTGCACGAAGGTGCCGAGCGGATGTGGCCGGCAGCGCGGATCGACCCCGTCGCGCGGCATCACGGTCAGTCCGTCATGGCCGGCCTGCGCGATCGCCAGCCGACGATAGTCGTCGCCGGCGAGATCCCACCAGGCCTGACCGTGCTCCGGCGCGAACGCATCGAGATAGATCAGGGCGGCGAGCCGCTCGGGCGCGCGGTCGGCGACCCCCGACGCCACCATGCCGCCATAGCTGTGCGCGCACAGAATGACCTCGGAGAGGTCTTCGACCGACAACAGCTCCAGCACGTCGGCGATATGCGTTTCCAGATTGATCGGGGCCGCCGGAGCCGGCGTGTCGTCCAGCCCGCTCAACGTGACCGCGTAAGCCGCATGCCCGGCCTGCCGTAGGCGCTCAGCAAGCGGCGCATACCACCAGCCGCCGCGCCAGCCGCCAGGAATGAGGACGAAAGTGGCCATATGATGCTCCCTGATGCCGCGTCGGGCATGTCTCGATCAGCTCCCGGCTTGCACCGTACCAGGGCTGTCAAGAGCCGAAGGAGGAGGCCTTCTGCTGCGCTCTTCGCAATGCTATATTGGGGGCATGACCAAGTTGCTCGAGCAGGCTTTACGAGAGGTCCAGCAGTTGTCGGCCGACGATCAGAACGCCGCGGCCGGAGCGCTCCTCGACTATGTCAGGCATATGCGTGATGTCGAGTTGACCGATGCGCAGCTTGAGGAGATTCGCCGCCGGAGGGCGAATCCAGATCGAAAGATTGTTTCCCATGCCGAGGCGCGGGAGCGCATCGGCCGTCTGGGCTCCTGACCGCGAATGAAGCTGGTTTTCGATGATCAGGCCGTTGCCGATATCGAGAACATTTACAGCTGGATTTCACAGGACAGTCCCTCGGCAGCGAAGGCCGTGGTTGATCGGCTCTTCAGTAGCATTGAATTATTGATCCCTTTTCCACGGATCGGCCATGCCGGCCGCGAACCTGGGACGTTTGAATGGGTTGTACCGCGACTTCCCTATATCGTGATCTATGAACTGGATCAGACGGCCGAGCAGGTCGTGATTACGGCCGTATTTCATAGCGCGCAGGCCCGCGATGGTGAGCCCGGCGGTCCATGATTTTGGCCGGCCGACGATGCGGATTTGCAACGATACTATTGGGTCGCGAGCGGCCAAGTCGACCAGCATACGAACCTTCCTTTTCCCTCAAAAGGGCTTAGAACGGCTCTATCGCCGGGGCCTCGGACAGGCATTTCCCGGCCTTTCAACCCCACGAGCTTCCCATGAATGCGCCCACCGCTTTCCCCGACCAGTCCAAGCCCGTTCCGCCCTACAAGCATACGCCGCTGTTTCCGCTGGGTCCGGACACCACGCCCTACAAGAAGATCACGGACGAGGGCGTGCGGGTCGAGAAGGTGTTGGGCCGCGACATGCTGGTGGTGTCGCGCGAGGCGCTGCGGATGCTGTCGGAAGCCGCCTTCGGCGAGATCAATCACTTCCTGCGTCCGGGCCATCTGAAGCAGCTGCGCAGCATCCTGGAGGATCCCGAGGCCAGCCCGAACGACAAGTTCGTCGCGCTCGATTTCCTGAAGAACGCCAACATCGCCGCCGGCGGCGTGCTGCCGATGTGCCAGGATACGGGCACCGCGATCATCATGGGCAAGAAGGGCTGCAACGTCATCACCGATGGCGACGACGAGGCGGCGCTGTCGGAAGGCGCGCGCGACGCCTATCTGCGCCGCAACCTGCGCTATTCGCAGGTCGCGCCGCTGTCGATGTACGAGGAGAAGAACACCGCCAACAACATGCCGGCGCAGACCGAGATCTATGCCGAGGGTGAGGACGCCTACAAGTTCATGTTCATGGCCAAGGGCGGCGGCTCGGCCAACAAGAGTTTTCTGTTCCAGGCGACGCCCTCCGTCCTGACCAAGGACCGGCTGCTCGCCTTCCTGAAGGAGAAGGTCCTCACCCTCGGCACCGCCGCGTGCCCGCCCTATCACCTCGCGATCGTGATCGGCGGCACCTCGGCTGAATTGTGCATGAAGACGGTGAAGCTGGCGTCTGCGCGCTATCTCGACGCGCTGCCGACCCAAGGCTCCGCTGATGGCAACGCCTTCCGCGATCTGGAGATGGAGCAGGAAATCCTCAAGATGACGCAGTCGCTCGGCGTCGGCGCGCAGTTCGGCGGCAAGTATTTCTGCCACGACGTGCGCGTCATCCGCATGCCGCGCCACGGTGCGAGCTTGCCGATCGGGCTCGGCGTATCCTGCTCGGCCGACCGCCAGGTGCTCGGCAAGATCACCAAGGACGGCGTCTATCTCGAGGAGCTCGAGCATCATCCGGCGCAGTATCTGCCGGAGGTCGAGCAGGCGCTCGATGGCGAGGTCGTGAAGATCGACCTCAACCAGCCGATGAAGGACATCCTCGCCACCTTGTCGAAGAACCCGATCAAGACGCGGCTGTCGCTCACGGGCACCATGATCGTGGCGCGCGACTCCGCGCATGCCAAGCTGCGCGAGCGCCTGGAACGCGGCGAGCCGCTGCCGGACTACTTCAAGAACCATCCGGTCTACTACGCAGGCCCCGCCAAGACACCGGAAGGCTACGCCTCCGGCGCGTTCGGTCCGACCACCGCGGGCCGCATGGATTCTTTCGTCGACCAGTTCCAGGCCGCCGGCGGCTCGATGGTGATGGTCGCCAAGGGCAACCGGGCGCCTGCCGTGCGCGAGGCCTGCAAGAAGTATGGCGGTTTCTATCTCGGCTCGGTCGGCGGCGCCGCCGCGAACCTCGCCGAGCACTGCATCAAGAAGGTCGAGGTGCTCGAATATCCCGAGCTCGGCATGGAAGCCATCTGGCGCATCGAGGTCGTCGACTTCCCGGCCTTCATCATCATCGACGACAAGGGCAACGACTTCTTCAAGGAGCTCAACCTGGGCTGAGGTCCTCGTCGTAGCGGCCCAGTGCGATTCGAGGATGTGATGGTCGAATGGTTCGATGACCTCCAGATCGGGATGAGGTTCAAGAGCGGCGAGGCGACCGTGTCGCGTGAAGACATCAAGCGCTTTGCCGCAGAATTTGATCCGCAGCCGTTTCACCTCGATGAGGAGGCGGCGGAGAAGACGATCCTGAAGGGGCTTGCCGCCTCCGGATGGCACACTGCCGCGATCGCGATGCGGCTTGCGGCGGAAGCGCGTCCGTTTGGCCCGCATCCGCTGTTTGGCGCCGGGGTCGACGAGCTGCGCTGGTTGAAGCCGGTGCGGCCGGGCGACTCGCTTCATCTCGAGGGCGAGGTCGTCGATCTTGTGCCCTCGCAGAGCAAGCCGCAAGGTATCGTGCGGATCAAATGGACGGCCTACAACCAGCACAATGAGGCGGTCTACACCTTCAATCCGATCGCGATCGTGCCGCGGCGCCCGGCCTGACCGGCGCCTGGGCAGGAGTGTTTGCGGCATCGTGAGAGATGTTTCTCGGCCTTGATGGATTTCGCAACGGCTGGGTCACCGTCCTTCTCGGCGGAGACCGGCAGGAGATCGAATTCCGTCCTGACCTTGCGAGCGCCTTGGCCACACCGTTCGCCCGCGCCGCCATCGATATCCCCATCGGCATGACCGACGACGGCGAGCGGATCTGCGACCAGCTCGCGCGCGACAAGCTCGCGCCACACCGCTCCCGTGTCTTCACCGGCGCGCGGCGCTGGCTGTGGGACGGGTTCACCGATCCCGACGAGGCCAACGCCGAGGCGTCGCGGCGCGGGCAGAAGCGCGCCTCGCGCCAGCTCTGGCATCTCGGCCGCAAGATCATGGAGGTCGATGCCTTCGTGCGCGCGCATCGCGGCCTCGACATCCGCGAGGCCCATCCGGAGCTGGTGTTCCTGCGCCTCAACGGCGCGCCGCTGCCGTCGAAGAAGACGGAGCAGGGCGCCAAGCTGCGGCGCGACTTGTTAGTTGCCGCCGGCTTCGCCGCCATCGACGACTGGCTGACCCGCGCCCGCATCCGCACCGGCGCCAAGCCCGACGACGTCCTCGACGCCTGCGCGGTGGCGCTCGCCGCCCGCGACTGTGCCGGCAGTGTGCCCGAGGGCGAGCCGCCGCGCGATGCGCATGACGTGGCGATGCAGATCTGGTTTTGACAAGGGGCGTATGGGCACAATCGGCGCCTCAATCTCCGCTGTCATTCCGGGGCGGCGCGCGAAGCGCGGCGAGCCCGGAATCCATCTCGCTGCGCGAACTGGCGTGAGATGGATTCCGGGCTCGTGCTGCGCACGCCCCGGAATGACGGAGGAGAGATGTCGCGTATCATTCAGATGGACTGTCAGGCGAGCCTTGGTCGCCGCTGTTCTGAAAAAAATAAATATCTTGCGGTTTATCGGAAATCATGATTTCCTCTCCCCATCCCGCCTCACTGCGGAGGGGCGTTGCGCGCGATCGTCACGACACGCGAGGCGGGGAGGCGATGGCCGCGAGGTGCCGCAGCGTGGGGAGACCTGCGCGGACGAACGGCAGCTTGCGGACGTGAAGTCGCAGGGTCCTGACACCCCGATGCTGGTGTTACGTTCGCGATGATGCCCAGCGCATCGCGCGGATCATGGTGGCCAACAAGCCCGGCGCACCAGGGAGACTGCGTATAAGCGTGAAGACCATCGCGCAGGGAAGGCCGGGCGTTTCCGGCTGCACCTGTGGTACCTGCCGCCTGCATTTTTTCTCGCAGGCGGGCCGCAGGCGTCAGCCGACGCCTGGCCTTCCCTGCGCCCTCTGCATTTGAAGAGGGACATGTCGATGCATCACCCGGGCGTTGTTCGCCGCGGGAATGCGGTCCTATGTCCAATGCTGTTTGAGATGTGAAGCGGATGAAACTCGGTGTCGTCCCGGGCAAGCCACGACGCGCGCCAGCGCGGTCGCGGCGCCGACTTGGGACCCATACACCGCGGCAGATGTGATGTGCGGGTGTAGCGGCGCGCCTGCCTCGAACCGCTCCCCGGGGCTATGGGTCCCGG encodes:
- a CDS encoding alpha/beta fold hydrolase, which encodes MATFVLIPGGWRGGWWYAPLAERLRQAGHAAYAVTLSGLDDTPAPAAPINLETHIADVLELLSVEDLSEVILCAHSYGGMVASGVADRAPERLAALIYLDAFAPEHGQAWWDLAGDDYRRLAIAQAGHDGLTVMPRDGVDPRCRPHPLGTFVQRLRLTRPAAALPRVFLYATGWSATPFTAQYERLRTDSAWTVHTIACGHDLVHHAPDETFQVLIETARKVASA
- a CDS encoding type II toxin-antitoxin system RelE/ParE family toxin, encoding MKLVFDDQAVADIENIYSWISQDSPSAAKAVVDRLFSSIELLIPFPRIGHAGREPGTFEWVVPRLPYIVIYELDQTAEQVVITAVFHSAQARDGEPGGP
- a CDS encoding fumarate hydratase, producing MNAPTAFPDQSKPVPPYKHTPLFPLGPDTTPYKKITDEGVRVEKVLGRDMLVVSREALRMLSEAAFGEINHFLRPGHLKQLRSILEDPEASPNDKFVALDFLKNANIAAGGVLPMCQDTGTAIIMGKKGCNVITDGDDEAALSEGARDAYLRRNLRYSQVAPLSMYEEKNTANNMPAQTEIYAEGEDAYKFMFMAKGGGSANKSFLFQATPSVLTKDRLLAFLKEKVLTLGTAACPPYHLAIVIGGTSAELCMKTVKLASARYLDALPTQGSADGNAFRDLEMEQEILKMTQSLGVGAQFGGKYFCHDVRVIRMPRHGASLPIGLGVSCSADRQVLGKITKDGVYLEELEHHPAQYLPEVEQALDGEVVKIDLNQPMKDILATLSKNPIKTRLSLTGTMIVARDSAHAKLRERLERGEPLPDYFKNHPVYYAGPAKTPEGYASGAFGPTTAGRMDSFVDQFQAAGGSMVMVAKGNRAPAVREACKKYGGFYLGSVGGAAANLAEHCIKKVEVLEYPELGMEAIWRIEVVDFPAFIIIDDKGNDFFKELNLG
- a CDS encoding MaoC family dehydratase, which translates into the protein MVEWFDDLQIGMRFKSGEATVSREDIKRFAAEFDPQPFHLDEEAAEKTILKGLAASGWHTAAIAMRLAAEARPFGPHPLFGAGVDELRWLKPVRPGDSLHLEGEVVDLVPSQSKPQGIVRIKWTAYNQHNEAVYTFNPIAIVPRRPA
- a CDS encoding DUF429 domain-containing protein, translating into MFLGLDGFRNGWVTVLLGGDRQEIEFRPDLASALATPFARAAIDIPIGMTDDGERICDQLARDKLAPHRSRVFTGARRWLWDGFTDPDEANAEASRRGQKRASRQLWHLGRKIMEVDAFVRAHRGLDIREAHPELVFLRLNGAPLPSKKTEQGAKLRRDLLVAAGFAAIDDWLTRARIRTGAKPDDVLDACAVALAARDCAGSVPEGEPPRDAHDVAMQIWF